From a single Helicovermis profundi genomic region:
- a CDS encoding putative zinc-binding protein, which produces MKKKKLENIVTENAKKTIKMQHEKFGKTIGINSCAGSSNLGQKSFFIAREIVKRIPNAFMRCPVGLYPEVEGPSQVIFYDDYQVTIDGCKGACLRKTLEKENIKIDLAYELDHESYMTEKKPGPDFDEKKMLEIADQVEKDILKLLRK; this is translated from the coding sequence TTGAAGAAGAAAAAACTAGAGAATATTGTAACAGAAAATGCAAAGAAAACGATTAAAATGCAACATGAGAAATTTGGAAAAACAATTGGAATAAATTCTTGTGCTGGAAGTTCAAACCTTGGACAAAAAAGTTTTTTTATTGCACGTGAAATTGTTAAAAGAATCCCAAATGCTTTTATGAGATGTCCAGTAGGCTTGTATCCTGAAGTGGAAGGTCCGTCACAAGTTATTTTTTATGATGATTATCAAGTCACAATTGATGGGTGTAAGGGTGCTTGTTTAAGGAAAACGCTAGAAAAAGAAAATATTAAAATTGATTTAGCATATGAACTTGATCATGAATCATATATGACAGAAAAAAAGCCAGGACCTGATTTTGATGAGAAAAAAATGCTTGAAATTGCTGATCAAGTAGAAAAAGATATTTTGAAATTATTAAGAAAATAA
- a CDS encoding DUF1893 domain-containing protein, whose protein sequence is MNNSDLVLAKEILYKNNYKICVVKNDALIFFSEDRGILPMYKLVREMYPSLEGASIADRVVGRAAALLSVYAKVQNVYSEIISEGAIDILQKNSILVSYNKKVRNIKNRDRTDLCPVEKLSSRFYDYDYKNLINEIEKFLKSIKAI, encoded by the coding sequence ATGAATAATAGTGATTTAGTTTTGGCAAAAGAAATTTTATATAAAAACAATTATAAAATTTGTGTAGTAAAAAATGATGCTCTTATCTTTTTTAGTGAAGATAGAGGAATCTTACCTATGTATAAATTAGTAAGAGAAATGTATCCTTCACTTGAAGGTGCATCAATCGCTGATAGAGTTGTAGGTAGAGCAGCAGCACTTTTAAGTGTTTATGCTAAAGTCCAAAATGTATATTCAGAAATTATTTCTGAAGGTGCAATAGATATTTTACAGAAGAATTCTATTTTAGTAAGCTACAATAAAAAAGTTAGAAATATTAAAAATAGGGATAGAACAGATTTATGTCCAGTAGAAAAACTATCATCTAGGTTTTATGACTATGATTATAAAAATCTAATTAATGAAATTGAAAAATTTTTAAAATCTATTAAAGCTATATAG
- a CDS encoding SLAC1 anion channel family protein, with product MDKSNRLLNFPISFFSIILGLSGLAISMGKMEAIFKLNVNISLYLLLGTIAVFGVLLILYFAKFIKYRDEVRKEFKNPVKVSFFATISVSFLLISVALLDVNLVLSKYFWIVGVIIHTFFTYVIISFWMLHPNFDIKHFNPAWFIPVVGNVLIPVAGIKFFISDISWFYYSIGFVFWIILFSIFIYRIIFHHPLPEKLVPTLAILIAPPAVAFIAYVKMTGTIDSFAKVLYFFALFLTTFLLREFKMFSSIKFYLSWWAYSFPISSITIASVLMFSVSKIVFYKYLALAFFIILVLIVLILIPKTINAMKCKEICVEE from the coding sequence ATGGATAAAAGTAATAGACTGTTAAATTTCCCGATATCATTTTTTTCAATTATTCTAGGTCTTTCAGGACTTGCAATATCGATGGGTAAAATGGAGGCAATATTTAAATTAAATGTAAATATTAGTTTGTATTTGTTACTAGGAACTATAGCAGTGTTTGGAGTACTACTTATTTTGTATTTTGCGAAATTTATTAAGTATAGAGACGAGGTTAGAAAAGAGTTCAAAAATCCAGTAAAGGTTAGTTTTTTTGCAACGATTTCAGTAAGTTTTCTTTTAATAAGTGTTGCATTACTTGATGTAAACTTAGTGTTGTCAAAATATTTTTGGATTGTAGGTGTAATTATTCACACATTTTTTACTTATGTGATTATTTCATTTTGGATGTTACATCCAAATTTTGATATAAAGCACTTTAATCCAGCGTGGTTTATCCCTGTAGTCGGAAATGTTTTGATTCCTGTAGCAGGAATCAAATTTTTTATTTCAGATATATCATGGTTTTACTATAGTATTGGATTTGTATTTTGGATTATATTATTTTCTATTTTTATTTATAGAATTATTTTTCATCATCCACTTCCTGAAAAACTTGTACCAACGCTTGCAATACTTATAGCACCACCAGCGGTTGCATTTATTGCTTATGTTAAAATGACAGGGACTATTGATTCATTTGCAAAAGTATTATACTTTTTTGCCCTATTTTTAACTACATTTTTATTAAGAGAATTTAAAATGTTTTCAAGTATTAAATTTTATCTTTCGTGGTGGGCATATTCATTTCCAATATCGTCAATTACAATTGCAAGTGTCCTTATGTTTAGCGTAAGTAAAATTGTATTTTACAAATATTTAGCATTAGCATTTTTTATAATTTTAGTATTAATAGTTTTAATTCTAATACCAAAAACAATAAATGCTATGAAATGTAAAGAAATTTGCGTAGAAGAGTGA
- a CDS encoding ECF transporter S component, whose amino-acid sequence MKNRFETKEFILASLLLAIGILLPMLFHAFGIAGQIFLPMHISVFIAGFVLVPELALMVGLLTPILSSLTTGMPPLFPISIIMMFELGIYGATVSILYRRLKQNIYVSLIVAMIFGRLMAGITVWVMTIGFGVKMNPFFYLKSAILTGLPGIIIQIILIPVIIKALKMSNLSIFKKSFNS is encoded by the coding sequence ATGAAAAATCGTTTTGAAACAAAAGAATTTATTTTAGCATCACTTTTACTAGCAATAGGAATACTACTTCCAATGTTATTTCATGCCTTTGGTATAGCAGGACAAATATTTTTACCAATGCATATATCAGTGTTTATTGCTGGCTTTGTATTAGTTCCTGAACTTGCACTTATGGTGGGATTGTTAACACCGATTTTAAGCAGTCTAACAACAGGAATGCCACCCTTATTTCCAATTTCAATAATTATGATGTTTGAACTAGGTATTTATGGAGCAACTGTATCTATTCTTTATAGAAGATTAAAGCAAAATATATATGTATCTCTTATTGTTGCAATGATTTTTGGAAGACTAATGGCAGGTATTACAGTGTGGGTTATGACAATAGGCTTTGGAGTTAAAATGAATCCATTTTTTTACTTAAAGAGCGCGATTTTAACTGGACTTCCAGGGATAATAATTCAAATAATACTTATACCTGTAATTATTAAAGCGCTTAAAATGAGTAATTTATCAATCTTCAAAAAGAGTTTTAATTCATAA
- a CDS encoding permease: protein MDSGNIYIYIGIIGFILSWFINKEKTKKAGFVFLKIAISVLPVILFIFVLMGLVQVFLPKDTIALFLGGSSGVFSIFLGELLGSVSLIQPGAVFPFAGYLHDNGANFGAIYTFVMAAILIGFVTIPLEIKMFGKRFTFVRNGLSFLAVFIIGLIFKAVM from the coding sequence ATGGATTCAGGAAATATTTATATTTATATCGGAATTATTGGTTTTATTTTATCGTGGTTTATTAATAAAGAGAAAACAAAAAAAGCTGGCTTCGTATTTTTAAAAATTGCTATTAGCGTGCTTCCAGTTATACTCTTTATATTTGTATTAATGGGACTCGTTCAAGTATTCTTACCTAAAGATACTATAGCGTTATTTTTAGGTGGAAGTAGTGGTGTGTTTTCAATATTTTTAGGAGAATTACTTGGTAGCGTTTCCTTAATACAACCAGGAGCAGTTTTTCCTTTTGCAGGTTATTTGCATGATAATGGTGCGAATTTTGGTGCAATTTATACATTTGTAATGGCAGCGATATTAATTGGATTTGTGACTATACCACTTGAAATAAAGATGTTTGGTAAAAGATTTACATTTGTAAGAAATGGACTAAGTTTTCTTGCAGTATTTATTATTGGTTTAATTTTTAAGGCGGTGATGTAA
- a CDS encoding MBL fold metallo-hydrolase — translation MLIKVITERPDFSLQIETDSKKKILFDTGNQNVEKRYEELFEKKLEFEYIVLSHGHWDHGNGLEYLKDKKLICHPNSFIKRYRAKDRSYIGLKLNKEELKEKFELTMKDKAYKISNGVYFLGEINKSNNFEGKISTFEKENGEMDLVKDDSGMCFNTEKGLVVISGCSHSGICNIIEHAKRVSGQAKVYAVIGGFHLKIVDEILEKTINYLEKEQIDYIYTGHCTSDKVIDYLINKLNNVSKLYEGQNIELNK, via the coding sequence ATGTTAATTAAAGTTATTACAGAGAGACCAGATTTTTCACTACAAATAGAGACTGATTCAAAGAAAAAAATTCTCTTTGACACAGGAAATCAAAATGTAGAGAAAAGATATGAGGAACTCTTTGAAAAAAAATTAGAATTTGAATATATAGTCTTATCACATGGACACTGGGATCATGGAAATGGATTGGAATATCTTAAGGACAAAAAGCTTATATGTCATCCAAATTCTTTTATAAAACGTTATAGAGCAAAGGATAGATCTTATATTGGACTTAAGTTAAATAAAGAAGAGTTAAAAGAAAAGTTTGAATTAACAATGAAAGATAAGGCATATAAAATTTCAAATGGGGTTTATTTTTTAGGTGAAATAAATAAATCGAATAATTTTGAAGGTAAAATTTCAACTTTCGAAAAAGAAAATGGTGAAATGGATCTTGTGAAAGATGATAGTGGAATGTGTTTTAATACTGAAAAAGGATTAGTCGTTATTTCAGGATGCTCACACTCAGGTATTTGTAATATAATTGAACATGCTAAGAGAGTTTCAGGACAAGCAAAAGTATATGCAGTAATTGGAGGTTTTCATTTAAAAATAGTTGATGAAATTTTAGAAAAAACAATTAATTACTTAGAAAAAGAACAAATTGATTATATATATACTGGACATTGTACAAGTGATAAGGTGATTGATTATTTAATAAATAAACTTAATAATGTAAGTAAACTATATGAAGGTCAAAATATAGAACTTAATAAATAA
- a CDS encoding permease yields MEVKNPIKEKPNMKKQLKSTLIEALKYIGISGVIILIVYFISPQKAVQVNKVVEFTFSKAIKIMLGVFLIIGLLQVWLTPKQISKFIGKESGIKGMAIASIFPIILGGSLVTIFPLLKTLKEKGVPIRILITFIVAWAGKAPLLPLETEFLGVKFAALRIGIIIPLAIIIGLVSEKLIGEE; encoded by the coding sequence ATGGAAGTGAAAAATCCTATTAAAGAAAAACCAAACATGAAAAAACAATTAAAAAGTACTCTTATAGAAGCACTTAAATACATTGGGATTAGTGGAGTTATAATTTTAATCGTATATTTCATATCACCTCAAAAAGCAGTGCAAGTAAATAAAGTAGTCGAATTTACCTTTAGTAAAGCCATTAAAATTATGTTAGGAGTTTTTCTTATAATAGGACTCTTACAAGTGTGGCTAACGCCAAAACAGATATCAAAATTTATTGGAAAAGAATCTGGTATTAAAGGAATGGCAATTGCATCAATATTCCCAATAATACTTGGTGGATCACTCGTAACTATATTTCCACTTCTTAAAACTTTAAAAGAAAAAGGTGTACCAATAAGAATTCTTATTACATTCATTGTTGCGTGGGCAGGAAAAGCACCATTACTCCCTCTTGAAACAGAGTTTTTAGGTGTAAAGTTTGCAGCTCTTAGAATTGGTATAATTATTCCACTTGCGATAATAATAGGGTTAGTTAGCGAAAAGTTGATTGGAGAAGAATAG